From a single Rosa rugosa chromosome 7, drRosRugo1.1, whole genome shotgun sequence genomic region:
- the LOC133721860 gene encoding (-)-alpha-pinene synthase-like, translating to MSVQTIPAAESQINTKPEVVRRTANYEPSIWGDRFANYAEDIVTQAHMQKQVEELKQVVRKEVFTDAADDFSHQLKLIDAIQRLGVAYHFETDIEQALERIHATYQDDDGDLYNVALRFRLLRRHGYNVSCDVFNKFKDANGDFKESLVTDVSGMLSFYEAAHLMVHGEKLLEEALVFTTTHLQTATTSTSASSLLKAQITEALERPLLKTVERLGARRYMSIYQDEASHNEDLLKLAKLDFNLVQCLHKKELSDIIRWYKGVDFARRLPFARDRLVEMFFWITGIYFEPQYVFGRNILTKLIELVTVMDDIYDAFGTFEELVILTEAIERWDASCMDQLPDYMQPFYLTLLDVVNEVGEELIKQGRSYQLYYVKEIMKNQARLYFAEARWFHEGCTPRMDEYMRVAASCIGNTLLSVVSLVDMGDIITKATFEWLTNDPKILRASNIIFRLMDDIAGHKFEKERGHVASCIDCYMNEYGVSEQETIDVFNKRIVDSWMDINEEFLRPTAAPMPVLNRVLNLTRVVDLLYKSGDAFTHVGKLMKDTIASLFIDPVTL from the exons ATGTCTGTCCAAACAATTCCAGCAGCTGAATCCCAGATCAATACTAAGCCAGAAGTTGTTCGGCGCACAGCAAATTATGAACCTAGCATTTGGGGAGATCGGTTTGCTAACTATGCTGAAGACATT GTAACTCAAGCTCATATGCAAAAACAAGTTGAGGAGTTGAAACAAGTAGTGAGGAAGGAAGTATTCACTGATGCTGCTGATGATTTTTCACATCAACTGAAGCTAATTGATGCAATCCAGCGCCTCGGTGTGGCTTACCATTTTGAAACTGATATAGAACAAGCCCTGGAACGTATACATGCTACCTATCAAGATGATGATGGTGATCTGTACAATGTTGCTCTTCGTTTTCGACTACTCAGACGACATGGATATAATGTTTCCTGCG ATGTATTCAACAAGTTCAAAGATGCTAATGGTGACTTCAAGGAAAGCTTAGTTACTGATGTTTCTGGTATGCTAAGCTTCTATGAGGCAGCCCATCTAATGGTGCATGGAGAAAAATTACTAGAAGAGGCTCTCGTTTTTACCACCACTCATCTCCAGACTGCAACAACTTCAACCAGTGCAAGCTCTCTGCTGAAAGCACAAATAACTGAAGCCCTAGAGAGACCTCTATTAAAAACTGTAGAGAGGTTAGGTGCTCGGCGTTACATGTCAATATACCAAGATGAAGCTTCACACAATGAAGATTTACTGAAACTTGCCAAGTTAGATTTCAATCTTGTTCAGTGTTTACACAAAAAGGAACTCAGTGACATTATAAG ATGGTATAAGGGAGTAGACTTTGCAAGGAGGTTGCCTTTTGCTCGAGATAGGCTCGTGGAGATGTTCTTTTGGATAACGGGAATATATTTTGAACCCCAATACGTGTTCGGGAGAAACATTCTGACGAAGCTGATTGAGTTAGTAACAGTAATGGATGATATATATGATGCATTCGGTACATTCGAAGAACTCGTCATCTTAACTGAAGCAATTGAGAG ATGGGATGCTAGTTGCATGGATCAATTGCCAGACTATATGCAACCATTTTATCTAACACTTCTGGATGTTGTCAATGAAGTTGGGGAGGAACTGATAAAGCAAGGAAGATCATACCAACTTTACTATGTAAAAGAAATT ATGAAGAATCAAGCCAGGCTCTATTTTGCTGAGGCCAGATGGTTCCACGAAGGATGCACCCCAAGAATGGATGAGTATATGCGTGTTGCGGCATCTTGTATCGGTAACACCTTGCTTTCAGTGGTATCTTTAGTAGATATGGGAGACATTATAACAAAAGCGACATTTGAGTGGTTGACCAATGATCCTAAAATTCTTAGAGCTTCGAATATCATATTTAGGCTTATGGATGACATTGCTGGGCACAAG tttgagaaagagagagggcaTGTTGCTTCTTGTATCGATTGCTACATGAATGAATATGGGGTCTCAGAGCAAGAGACAATTGATGTCTTTAACAAACGAATTGTGGATTCGTGGATGGATATAAACGAAGAGTTTCTGAGACCCACTGCTGCGCCAATGCCTGTGCTTAATCGTGTTCTTAACCTAACTCGAGTGGTTGATCTCCTTTACAAAAGCGGAGATGCCTTCACGCATGTTGGAAAACTGATGAAAGACACTATTGCTTCACTGTTTATTGATCCAGTGACACTCTGA